One genomic region from Epinephelus fuscoguttatus linkage group LG6, E.fuscoguttatus.final_Chr_v1 encodes:
- the atxn2 gene encoding ataxin-2 isoform X3, whose translation MSMKAGGNRSKPGGGNTAGATASGAGGSGGGRQNLGRGRHSGKGPAAVFFNGVYANMRMVHVLTSVVGTKCELKVKNGAVYEGVFKTYGPECDLVLDAAHRKSPEPSIAPRKEDIVESIIFKASDVVVVTFKDVDLNFARKDNFTDAAVSGKINGEHKEKDLEPWDGGETHNSDSLESLDTDVSNGWDPNDMFKYNEEKYGVLSTYDSSLSTYTVPLERDNSEEFLKREARAAQLAEEIEASATYKARVALENDERSEEEKYTAVVRGERETHTLSRENKYIPPGQRNREAMSWGPGRQNSPRLAQSSGGPSTPRPGPHDYSPSSGADQRVVNGGSSHWPSPCPSPSSRPPSRYQSGPSSLPPRATTPTRPPSRPPSRPSRPPSHSSHPSYPSSSSSFSHHGPTSPASTLPKRMSSEGPPRMSPKSQRTPRAHRVPPCRTTGVPPGVDLISHNAPGEVPVTPPTRSSSSGGTWSSVVSGAHRPRSPRQNSMGGASSGSSSLPAPQTGAAPVDTVATATSASSPTAASPSPNMVASSAGDAKECRVQETRQTSPTANKENIKPLDSSPSITRPVCKGPPSMAPDHRKQIDNLKKFSVDFRLQSSSNPDPAFDQMMTKPPRDTADKPKDLPLDKASTVGREGAEDGVVVISAGTPGGAPASSTTSTTNTSKPGSPAALSPSPSAPDQKRAGLDVTSQGVQTTATSSFSGPKHEEKEEKKEAVQDQVRKSTLNPNANEFKPRFNTQPKPANTPTPPRPQGQPSPSIVVQQPPTVYGQTVCFPQMYPLTPVSPGVQKSIIWKSPAMYQVQMPHMTVSQSKPYRQGKVPNMPQQRSDQHHPQGTPTMMHPATAAGPPIVAPSPAYSAQYFTCSPQQFTSQPLVQQMTHYQSQAQHVFSPVMQGSARMMAPPTHGQPTLVSSSTTQYPEQTHTMYVSPGPMPQQYPHPSATLHPHPQHPQPSATPTGQGQQGGPPQHGGPPNHPAASPVQHQQHQQAAAAAAAAQALHLANQAPQQQMYSALAPTPPSMTPGPNPQSPQASFPSAQQTVYIHPQQVQHGYNHNHMAHVQQAHMQSGIVQSHHPAQTHPTMMLMATQGPPGGPQPPMPQTALNPIPVSSTTHFSYLAHPQVQPHHQQQL comes from the exons ATGTCAATGAAGGCCGGTGGAAATCGCAGCAAGCCCGGCGGTGGCAACACCGCTGGTGCCACCGCCTCCGGTGCCGGAGGAAGCGGCGGGGGAAGACAGAATCTGGGCAG ggGAAGACACAGTGGTAAAGGTCCCGCAGCA gTCTTTTTCAATGGTGTATATGCAAATATGAGGATGGTCCATGTCTTGACTTCAGTTGTG GGGACCAAGTGTgagctgaaagtgaaaaatgGAGCCGTCTATGAAGGAGTATTTAAAACATACGGTCCAGAG TGTGACCTGGTGTTGGATGCAGCCCACAGAAAGAGCCCAGAGCCGAGCATAGCTCCCAGAAAAGAGGATATTGTGGAGAGCATCATTTTCAAGGCTTCAGATGTCGTAGTGGTGACCTTCAAAGATGTGGATCTGAATTTCGCCAGGAAAG aCAACTTCACAGATGCAGCAGTGAGCGGTAAGATCAATGGCGAGCACAAAGAGAAAGATCTAGAGCCCTGGGATGGAGGAGAGACCCACAACTCTGACAGCCTTGAGTCTCTGGATACAGATGTg TCAAACGGGTGGGACCCCAATGACATGTTCAAGTATAACGAGGAGAAGTATGGAGTCTTGTCTACATACGACAGCAGCTTGTCCACATATAC GGTCCCCCTGGAGCGGGACAACTCAGAAGAGTTCCTCAAGAGGGAGGCGCGTGCTGCACAGCTTGCAGAGGAGATTGAGGCCAGTGCCACATACAAGGCCCGCGTGGCCCTCGAGAATGATGAACGCTCTGAGGAGGAGAAATATACTGCTGTGGTGCGAGGGGAAAGGGAGACTCACACACTTAGCAG agagAACAAGTACATTCCTCCAGGTCAGAGGAACAGGGAGGCGATGTCCTGGGGACCGGGACGTCAGAATTCACCTCGTCTGGCTCAGAGCTCAGGCGGACCCTCAACTCCTCGACCAGGACCTCACGACTACAGTCCCAGCTCTGGGGCCGACCAGAGGGTGGTTAACGGAG GTTCATCCCATTGGCCCTCACCCTGTCCATCTCCTTCCTCCCGCCCCCCCTCTCGTTACCAGTCTGGCCCTTCCTCCCTGCCTCCTCGGGCGACCACGCCCACCAGGCCACCCTCCAGACCCCCCTCTCGACCTTCCAGGCCTCCCTCTCATTCATCCCACCCCTCCTatccctcctcctcatcctccttttCTCACCATGGGCCCACGTCGCCAGCCTCCACTCTGCCCAAACGCATGTCTTCAGAAG GCCCACCCAGGATGTCTCCAAAATCCCAAAGGACGCCTCGTGCTCACAGAGTGCCACCCTGCCGGACCACTGGAGTCCCACCAGGAGTGGACTTAATTTCCCACAATGCCCCAGGAGAGGTTCCAGTGACTCCACCAACCAGGAGCAGCTCCTCTGGAGGGACATGGTCCTCGGTGGTTAGTGGAG CTCACAGACCTCGCTCCCCCCGACAGAACAGTATGGGTGGAGCTTCCTCTGGctcttcctccctcccagcaCCCCAGACAGGAGCAGCTCCTGTGGATACTGTTGCCACAGCAACATCAGCTTCCTCTCCTACTGCTGCTAGTCCCTCCCCCAACATGGTCGCCTCTTCTGCAGGAGATG CAAAAGAGTGTCGTGTCCAGGAGACAAGACAGACATCCCCCACGGCAAACAAGGAGAACATCAAGCCCTTGGACAGCTCACCTAGTATCACCAGACCAGTCTGTAAAG GACCCCCTTCTATGGCACCagaccacagaaaacaaatagataatttaaagaaatttagTGTCGATTTTAGG TTGCAGTCTAGTTCAAACCCAGACCCTGCCTTTGACCAGATGATGACCAAGCCTCCCAGAGACACAGCAGACAAGCCGAAAGACCTTCCCCTGGACAAAGCCTCCACAGTGGGGCGGGAGGGCGCTGAAGATGGCGTTGTAGTGATATCTGCTGGCACCCCCGGTGGTGCCCCTGCTTCATCGACCACCTCCACCACGAACACCAGTAAGCCTGGCAGCCCCGCTGCACTGTCCCCGTCTCCCTCAGCCCCCGACCAGAAGAGGGCAGGGCTGGATGTGACATCACAGGGAGTTCAGACGACAGCAACATCCTCGTTCAGCGGACCCAAGcatgaagagaaggaggagaaaaaggaggCAGTACAAGA TCAAGTGAGAAAATCAACTCTAAACCCAAATGCCAATGAGTTCAAACCCAGGTTCAATACGCAG CCCAAACCAGCTAACACCCCAACGCCTCCCCGGCCTCAGGGCCAGCCCAGCCCCTCCATCGTGGTCCAGCAGCCCCCGACTGTCTACGGCCAGACAGTCTGCTTCCCCCAGATGTACCCACTCACACCAGTCAGCCCCGGAGtgcag AAAAGCATAATATGGAAg TCTCCAGCTATGTACCAGGTTCAGATGCCTCATATGACAGTCAGCCAGTCTAAACCCTACAGACAAGGTAAAG TACCCAACATGCCCCAGCAGAGGTCAGACCAGCACCACCCGCAAGGCACGCCTACCATGATGCACCCAGCGACGGCAGCAGGACCCCCTATTGTAGCACCGAGCCCCGCCTACTCTGCCCAGTACTTCACCTGCAGCCCGCAGCAGTTCACCAGTCAGCCGCTGGTCCAGCAGATGACACATTACCAATCACAG GCGCAGCATGTGTTCAGTCCGGTAATGCAGGGCAGTGCCAGGATGATGGCGCCTCCCACACACGGCCAACCCACCCTCGTTTCTTCCTCAACTACACAGTACCCAGAGCAGACACACACCATGTATG TGTCTCCAGGGCCAATGCCTCAGCAGTACCCCCACCCCAGCGCCACCTTGCACCCTCACCCACAGCACCCCCAGCCTTCTGCCACGCCTACAGGCCAAGGCCAGCAGGGTGGTCCCCCACAGCATGGAGGTCCTCCTAACCACCCAGCTGCCAGCCCAGTCCAGCACCAACAGCACCAACAGGCAGCAGCAG cggcagcagcagcccaGGCCCTCCACCTGGCCAACCAGGCCCCGCAGCAGCAGATGTATTCTGCCTTGGCCCCTACTCCCCCCTCCATGACCCCGGGGCCCAACCCTCAGTCTCCCCAGGCATCGTTCCCCTCTGCCCAGCAGACGGTCTATATCCACCCACAGCAGGTGCAGCACGGCTACAACCACAACCACATGGCACACGTGCAGCAG gccCATATGCAGTCTGGTATAGTGCAGTCTCACCACCCGGCGCAGACCCACCCCACAATGATGTTAATGGCTACCCAGGGTCCTCCTGGGGGTCCGCAGCCTCCCATGCCCCAGACTGCCCTCAACCCCATACCTGTTTCCTCCACCACACATTTCTCCTACCTGGCACATCCACAAg
- the atxn2 gene encoding ataxin-2 isoform X7, with protein MSMKAGGNRSKPGGGNTAGATASGAGGSGGGRQNLGRGRHSGKGPAAVFFNGVYANMRMVHVLTSVVGTKCELKVKNGAVYEGVFKTYGPECDLVLDAAHRKSPEPSIAPRKEDIVESIIFKASDVVVVTFKDVDLNFARKVSSDTDNFTDAAVSGKINGEHKEKDLEPWDGGETHNSDSLESLDTDVSNGWDPNDMFKYNEEKYGVLSTYDSSLSTYTVPLERDNSEEFLKREARAAQLAEEIEASATYKARVALENDERSEEEKYTAVVRGERETHTLSRENKYIPPGQRNREAMSWGPGRQNSPRLAQSSGGPSTPRPGPHDYSPSSGADQRVVNGGPPRMSPKSQRTPRAHRVPPCRTTGVPPGVDLISHNAPGEVPVTPPTRSSSSGGTWSSVVSGAHRPRSPRQNSMGGASSGSSSLPAPQTGAAPVDTVATATSASSPTAASPSPNMVASSAGDAKECRVQETRQTSPTANKENIKPLDSSPSITRPVCKGPPSMAPDHRKQIDNLKKFSVDFRLQSSSNPDPAFDQMMTKPPRDTADKPKDLPLDKASTVGREGAEDGVVVISAGTPGGAPASSTTSTTNTSKPGSPAALSPSPSAPDQKRAGLDVTSQGVQTTATSSFSGPKHEEKEEKKEAVQDQVRKSTLNPNANEFKPRFNTQPKPANTPTPPRPQGQPSPSIVVQQPPTVYGQTVCFPQMYPLTPVSPGVQKSIIWKSPAMYQVQMPHMTVSQSKPYRQGKVPNMPQQRSDQHHPQGTPTMMHPATAAGPPIVAPSPAYSAQYFTCSPQQFTSQPLVQQMTHYQSQAQHVFSPVMQGSARMMAPPTHGQPTLVSSSTTQYPEQTHTMYVSPGPMPQQYPHPSATLHPHPQHPQPSATPTGQGQQGGPPQHGGPPNHPAASPVQHQQHQQAAAAAAAAQALHLANQAPQQQMYSALAPTPPSMTPGPNPQSPQASFPSAQQTVYIHPQQVQHGYNHNHMAHVQQAHMQSGIVQSHHPAQTHPTMMLMATQGPPGGPQPPMPQTALNPIPVSSTTHFSYLAHPQVQPHHQQQL; from the exons ATGTCAATGAAGGCCGGTGGAAATCGCAGCAAGCCCGGCGGTGGCAACACCGCTGGTGCCACCGCCTCCGGTGCCGGAGGAAGCGGCGGGGGAAGACAGAATCTGGGCAG ggGAAGACACAGTGGTAAAGGTCCCGCAGCA gTCTTTTTCAATGGTGTATATGCAAATATGAGGATGGTCCATGTCTTGACTTCAGTTGTG GGGACCAAGTGTgagctgaaagtgaaaaatgGAGCCGTCTATGAAGGAGTATTTAAAACATACGGTCCAGAG TGTGACCTGGTGTTGGATGCAGCCCACAGAAAGAGCCCAGAGCCGAGCATAGCTCCCAGAAAAGAGGATATTGTGGAGAGCATCATTTTCAAGGCTTCAGATGTCGTAGTGGTGACCTTCAAAGATGTGGATCTGAATTTCGCCAGGAAAG TCTCCTCTGACACAG aCAACTTCACAGATGCAGCAGTGAGCGGTAAGATCAATGGCGAGCACAAAGAGAAAGATCTAGAGCCCTGGGATGGAGGAGAGACCCACAACTCTGACAGCCTTGAGTCTCTGGATACAGATGTg TCAAACGGGTGGGACCCCAATGACATGTTCAAGTATAACGAGGAGAAGTATGGAGTCTTGTCTACATACGACAGCAGCTTGTCCACATATAC GGTCCCCCTGGAGCGGGACAACTCAGAAGAGTTCCTCAAGAGGGAGGCGCGTGCTGCACAGCTTGCAGAGGAGATTGAGGCCAGTGCCACATACAAGGCCCGCGTGGCCCTCGAGAATGATGAACGCTCTGAGGAGGAGAAATATACTGCTGTGGTGCGAGGGGAAAGGGAGACTCACACACTTAGCAG agagAACAAGTACATTCCTCCAGGTCAGAGGAACAGGGAGGCGATGTCCTGGGGACCGGGACGTCAGAATTCACCTCGTCTGGCTCAGAGCTCAGGCGGACCCTCAACTCCTCGACCAGGACCTCACGACTACAGTCCCAGCTCTGGGGCCGACCAGAGGGTGGTTAACGGAG GCCCACCCAGGATGTCTCCAAAATCCCAAAGGACGCCTCGTGCTCACAGAGTGCCACCCTGCCGGACCACTGGAGTCCCACCAGGAGTGGACTTAATTTCCCACAATGCCCCAGGAGAGGTTCCAGTGACTCCACCAACCAGGAGCAGCTCCTCTGGAGGGACATGGTCCTCGGTGGTTAGTGGAG CTCACAGACCTCGCTCCCCCCGACAGAACAGTATGGGTGGAGCTTCCTCTGGctcttcctccctcccagcaCCCCAGACAGGAGCAGCTCCTGTGGATACTGTTGCCACAGCAACATCAGCTTCCTCTCCTACTGCTGCTAGTCCCTCCCCCAACATGGTCGCCTCTTCTGCAGGAGATG CAAAAGAGTGTCGTGTCCAGGAGACAAGACAGACATCCCCCACGGCAAACAAGGAGAACATCAAGCCCTTGGACAGCTCACCTAGTATCACCAGACCAGTCTGTAAAG GACCCCCTTCTATGGCACCagaccacagaaaacaaatagataatttaaagaaatttagTGTCGATTTTAGG TTGCAGTCTAGTTCAAACCCAGACCCTGCCTTTGACCAGATGATGACCAAGCCTCCCAGAGACACAGCAGACAAGCCGAAAGACCTTCCCCTGGACAAAGCCTCCACAGTGGGGCGGGAGGGCGCTGAAGATGGCGTTGTAGTGATATCTGCTGGCACCCCCGGTGGTGCCCCTGCTTCATCGACCACCTCCACCACGAACACCAGTAAGCCTGGCAGCCCCGCTGCACTGTCCCCGTCTCCCTCAGCCCCCGACCAGAAGAGGGCAGGGCTGGATGTGACATCACAGGGAGTTCAGACGACAGCAACATCCTCGTTCAGCGGACCCAAGcatgaagagaaggaggagaaaaaggaggCAGTACAAGA TCAAGTGAGAAAATCAACTCTAAACCCAAATGCCAATGAGTTCAAACCCAGGTTCAATACGCAG CCCAAACCAGCTAACACCCCAACGCCTCCCCGGCCTCAGGGCCAGCCCAGCCCCTCCATCGTGGTCCAGCAGCCCCCGACTGTCTACGGCCAGACAGTCTGCTTCCCCCAGATGTACCCACTCACACCAGTCAGCCCCGGAGtgcag AAAAGCATAATATGGAAg TCTCCAGCTATGTACCAGGTTCAGATGCCTCATATGACAGTCAGCCAGTCTAAACCCTACAGACAAGGTAAAG TACCCAACATGCCCCAGCAGAGGTCAGACCAGCACCACCCGCAAGGCACGCCTACCATGATGCACCCAGCGACGGCAGCAGGACCCCCTATTGTAGCACCGAGCCCCGCCTACTCTGCCCAGTACTTCACCTGCAGCCCGCAGCAGTTCACCAGTCAGCCGCTGGTCCAGCAGATGACACATTACCAATCACAG GCGCAGCATGTGTTCAGTCCGGTAATGCAGGGCAGTGCCAGGATGATGGCGCCTCCCACACACGGCCAACCCACCCTCGTTTCTTCCTCAACTACACAGTACCCAGAGCAGACACACACCATGTATG TGTCTCCAGGGCCAATGCCTCAGCAGTACCCCCACCCCAGCGCCACCTTGCACCCTCACCCACAGCACCCCCAGCCTTCTGCCACGCCTACAGGCCAAGGCCAGCAGGGTGGTCCCCCACAGCATGGAGGTCCTCCTAACCACCCAGCTGCCAGCCCAGTCCAGCACCAACAGCACCAACAGGCAGCAGCAG cggcagcagcagcccaGGCCCTCCACCTGGCCAACCAGGCCCCGCAGCAGCAGATGTATTCTGCCTTGGCCCCTACTCCCCCCTCCATGACCCCGGGGCCCAACCCTCAGTCTCCCCAGGCATCGTTCCCCTCTGCCCAGCAGACGGTCTATATCCACCCACAGCAGGTGCAGCACGGCTACAACCACAACCACATGGCACACGTGCAGCAG gccCATATGCAGTCTGGTATAGTGCAGTCTCACCACCCGGCGCAGACCCACCCCACAATGATGTTAATGGCTACCCAGGGTCCTCCTGGGGGTCCGCAGCCTCCCATGCCCCAGACTGCCCTCAACCCCATACCTGTTTCCTCCACCACACATTTCTCCTACCTGGCACATCCACAAg